From a single Nocardioides panacis genomic region:
- a CDS encoding hydantoinase/oxoprolinase family protein: MTRRIRIGIDTGGTFTDVVAVDEESGALVVTKTPSTPSDPAEGFMTGVHKLLDELGLDGSAVTAVSHGTTVATNKLLEGKVQNLGFVTTEGYEFLLEIARQSVPDGYGNSYFWVKPDRIVPAHRVRTVGGRLSVTGEEIRPFDEETAVAAARFFRDAGIDSIGVCFLHSYVDDTHERAMRDVLAREHPAATVSISSEVLREYREYERAVTTLVDAAVKPNIRSYVANIAGHLADLSGGRPGGGHAVPFYVMKSNGGVLSAEEVVHQPITTVLSGPAAGALGAAVVAQAAGFPQVVTCDGGGTSTDVTVVIDGRPALTTEGTIGAYPSKIPMIDVVTVGAGGGSIAWVSREGTLKVGPQSAGADPGPICYGHGGTEPTITDAHVLLGRIPPHLLGGEVPLDVDLAAGGMDALAKRLDLTRERCATGVLEISAWNQANALRQVTVKRGLDVRDFTMVTFGGSGSLLACRLVDILGLDGVLVPLNPGNLSAYGLLTVDVRNDYVQTSVVRADTLDVAHVQGVYDALGGRADAALAREGFAEPERVFVRTADLRYFGQAYEVRVDVPAGPVTGELVAAVGDRFHDEHRALYGYDFRDDPRQQVEWVNLRVTGVGPIRKPSLREVAAGPGAGAARTGTRPVFFDDWVEATVYDRARLGAGDVVEGPAVLEEFSSTVPLHPGFTARVDGWGNLVIRRSTS, translated from the coding sequence GTGACCCGCCGGATCCGGATCGGGATCGACACCGGCGGCACGTTCACCGACGTCGTCGCGGTCGACGAGGAGAGCGGCGCGCTGGTCGTCACCAAGACGCCGTCCACGCCGAGCGACCCGGCCGAGGGGTTCATGACCGGCGTGCACAAGCTCCTCGACGAGCTCGGCCTCGACGGGAGCGCGGTGACCGCGGTCAGCCACGGCACCACGGTGGCGACCAACAAGCTGCTCGAGGGCAAGGTGCAGAACCTCGGGTTCGTCACCACCGAGGGCTACGAGTTCCTCCTGGAGATCGCCCGGCAGTCGGTCCCGGACGGCTACGGCAACTCCTACTTCTGGGTGAAGCCCGACCGGATCGTGCCGGCCCACCGGGTCCGCACCGTCGGCGGCCGGCTGTCGGTCACCGGCGAGGAGATCCGGCCCTTCGACGAGGAGACCGCCGTCGCCGCGGCCCGGTTCTTCCGCGACGCCGGCATCGACAGCATCGGCGTGTGCTTCCTGCACTCGTACGTCGACGACACGCACGAGCGCGCGATGCGCGACGTGCTGGCCCGCGAGCACCCGGCCGCGACCGTGTCGATCAGCAGCGAGGTGCTGCGGGAGTACCGCGAGTACGAGCGCGCCGTCACCACCCTGGTGGACGCCGCCGTCAAGCCGAACATCCGCTCCTACGTCGCCAACATCGCCGGCCACCTCGCCGACCTGTCCGGCGGCCGACCCGGGGGCGGGCATGCGGTCCCGTTCTACGTGATGAAGTCGAACGGCGGCGTGCTGTCCGCCGAGGAGGTCGTGCACCAGCCGATCACCACGGTGCTGTCCGGGCCGGCGGCGGGCGCGCTGGGTGCGGCGGTGGTGGCGCAGGCGGCCGGCTTCCCGCAGGTGGTCACCTGCGACGGCGGGGGTACGTCGACCGACGTGACCGTCGTGATCGACGGCCGGCCGGCGCTCACCACCGAGGGCACGATCGGCGCCTACCCCAGCAAGATCCCGATGATCGACGTGGTCACCGTCGGCGCCGGCGGCGGCTCGATCGCCTGGGTCTCCCGGGAGGGCACGCTCAAGGTGGGGCCGCAGAGCGCGGGCGCCGACCCGGGCCCGATCTGCTACGGGCACGGCGGCACCGAGCCGACGATCACCGACGCGCACGTGCTGCTCGGCCGCATCCCGCCGCACCTGCTCGGCGGGGAGGTGCCGCTCGACGTGGACCTGGCCGCCGGCGGCATGGACGCGCTGGCGAAGCGGCTCGACCTCACCCGCGAGCGCTGCGCGACGGGCGTGCTGGAGATCTCCGCGTGGAACCAGGCCAACGCGCTGCGGCAGGTCACCGTCAAGCGCGGCCTGGACGTCCGCGACTTCACGATGGTCACGTTCGGCGGCTCGGGCTCGCTGCTCGCCTGCCGGCTGGTCGACATCCTCGGCCTCGACGGCGTGCTGGTGCCGCTCAACCCCGGCAACCTCTCGGCCTACGGCCTGCTCACGGTCGACGTACGCAACGACTACGTGCAGACCTCCGTGGTCCGCGCCGACACGCTCGACGTGGCCCACGTGCAGGGGGTGTACGACGCGCTGGGCGGCCGGGCCGACGCGGCGCTGGCGCGCGAGGGGTTCGCGGAGCCGGAGCGGGTGTTCGTGCGCACCGCGGACCTGCGCTACTTCGGGCAGGCCTACGAGGTGCGGGTCGACGTCCCGGCCGGCCCGGTGACCGGTGAGCTGGTGGCCGCGGTCGGGGACCGGTTCCACGACGAGCACCGCGCGCTCTACGGCTACGACTTCCGCGACGACCCGCGCCAGCAGGTCGAGTGGGTGAACCTGCGGGTCACCGGGGTCGGCCCGATCCGCAAGCCGTCGCTGCGCGAGGTCGCCGCCGGCCCGGGTGCGGGCGCGGCGAGGACCGGGACGCGGCCGGTGTTCTTCGACGACTGGGTGGAGGCGACCGTCTACGACCGGGCCCGGCTCGGCGCCGGCGACGTCGTGGAGGGGCCCGCCGTGCTCGAGGAGTTCTCCTCGACCGTGCCCCTGCACCCGGGCTTCACCGCGAGGGTCGACGGGTGGGGCAACCTCGTGATCCGAAGGAGCACCTCATGA
- a CDS encoding amidase, with product MADLDVYSSARAMAAAAAVKEISARELMELHLARIAEVNPAVNAVVSLDEERARTGAAEADERLARGEQVGPLHGLPHAFKDTHEVAGWRTTFGSPLRADYVPKRDELLVERIRAAGVVPIGRTNVPEWAAGSHTFNPIFGTTRNPYDLTRSAGGSSGGAAAALASGMVPLADGSDMGGSLRNPASFNNVVGLRPSVGRVPGWPTTNGWELTSVGGPMARSVEDLAFLLSVIAGPSRRAPLSLESPGSAFAPPLVGDLTGVRVALSIDLGGAFTVDHSVADVIGRQAQVLEAAGATVEDAHPVLHSADAAFRTLRAWLFQARFRTLLEKRPDGFKQSLKDNILLGADLTGGDVARAYQQLTSIHDRMRAFFETYDVLALPVSQVPPFSADLEYPSEINGEAQATYLDWMRSAYLITVTGCPAISVPAGFTPEGWPVGLQLVGPVRGERRLLEIAHAFEQATRVGERRPQVGATP from the coding sequence ATGGCTGACCTCGACGTGTACTCCTCCGCGCGGGCGATGGCGGCCGCGGCCGCCGTCAAGGAGATCTCCGCCCGGGAGCTGATGGAGCTGCACCTGGCCCGGATCGCCGAGGTCAACCCGGCGGTCAACGCGGTCGTGTCGCTCGACGAGGAGCGCGCCCGGACCGGTGCCGCGGAGGCCGACGAGCGGCTCGCCCGCGGGGAGCAGGTCGGGCCGCTCCACGGTCTGCCGCACGCGTTCAAGGACACCCACGAGGTGGCCGGCTGGCGCACGACGTTCGGGTCGCCGTTGCGCGCCGACTACGTGCCCAAGCGCGACGAGCTTCTCGTGGAGCGGATCCGGGCTGCCGGCGTCGTACCGATCGGGCGCACCAACGTGCCCGAGTGGGCGGCCGGGTCGCACACCTTCAACCCGATCTTCGGCACCACCCGCAACCCCTACGACCTGACCCGGTCCGCCGGCGGCTCGAGCGGCGGTGCGGCGGCGGCCCTGGCCAGCGGGATGGTGCCGCTCGCCGACGGCAGCGACATGGGCGGCTCGCTGCGCAACCCCGCCTCCTTCAACAACGTCGTGGGCCTGCGCCCCAGCGTCGGGCGGGTCCCGGGCTGGCCGACCACCAACGGCTGGGAGCTCACCTCGGTCGGCGGGCCGATGGCACGCAGCGTCGAGGACCTCGCGTTCCTGCTGTCGGTGATCGCCGGGCCCTCGCGCCGGGCCCCGCTGTCGCTGGAGTCGCCCGGCTCGGCGTTCGCGCCCCCGCTGGTCGGCGACCTGACCGGCGTACGCGTCGCGCTCTCCATCGACCTCGGCGGCGCGTTCACCGTCGACCACTCGGTCGCCGACGTGATCGGCCGGCAGGCGCAGGTGCTCGAGGCCGCCGGTGCCACCGTCGAGGACGCGCACCCGGTGCTGCACAGCGCCGACGCGGCGTTCCGGACGCTGCGCGCGTGGCTGTTCCAGGCCCGGTTCCGGACCCTGCTGGAGAAGCGGCCCGACGGCTTCAAGCAGTCGCTCAAGGACAACATCCTGCTCGGCGCCGACCTGACCGGCGGCGACGTCGCCCGGGCCTACCAGCAGCTCACCTCGATCCACGACCGGATGCGCGCGTTCTTCGAGACGTACGACGTCCTGGCGCTCCCGGTGAGCCAGGTGCCGCCGTTCAGCGCCGACCTGGAGTACCCCTCCGAGATCAACGGCGAGGCCCAGGCGACCTACCTGGACTGGATGCGGTCGGCGTACCTCATCACCGTCACCGGCTGCCCGGCGATCTCCGTCCCGGCCGGGTTCACCCCGGAGGGCTGGCCGGTCGGCCTCCAGCTGGTCGGGCCGGTGCGCGGCGAGCGGCGGCTGCTGGAGATCGCGCACGCCTTCGAGCAGGCCACCCGCGTCGGCGAGCGCCGCCCGCAGGTCGGGGCGACGCCGTGA
- a CDS encoding SRPBCC family protein, with translation MKIIGNAQFAADPEVVWQALNDPAVLVRCIPGCQRLEALGDDAYTLTVAAGVGSIKGVYDGQVRLTDQQQPGSFRMHAQGAGAAGTIGADVLVTLEESAAGGASVTYDADAVVGGMIGGVGQRMLVGVSKRMAEEFFRNVENVMTGAGAAAADSAGVAAADEAARPSGASRLPPDASTAAPPSTRPSPAAGTVYTAPKGNVVTAQPGGAFAQGVLVGAAAALAGAVVGAWISRRRHG, from the coding sequence ATGAAGATCATCGGCAACGCCCAGTTCGCCGCCGACCCCGAGGTCGTCTGGCAGGCCCTGAACGACCCGGCCGTGCTGGTGCGCTGCATCCCCGGCTGCCAGCGGCTCGAGGCGCTCGGCGACGATGCCTACACGCTGACGGTCGCGGCCGGGGTGGGCTCGATCAAGGGTGTGTACGACGGACAGGTGCGGCTCACCGACCAGCAGCAGCCCGGCTCGTTCCGGATGCACGCGCAGGGCGCCGGGGCCGCGGGCACGATCGGGGCCGACGTGCTCGTCACGCTGGAGGAGTCCGCCGCCGGCGGGGCGTCGGTGACCTACGACGCGGACGCCGTGGTCGGCGGGATGATCGGCGGCGTCGGCCAGCGGATGCTGGTGGGGGTGTCGAAGCGGATGGCGGAGGAGTTCTTCCGCAACGTGGAGAACGTCATGACGGGTGCTGGCGCCGCGGCCGCGGACTCCGCCGGGGTGGCCGCCGCCGACGAGGCGGCGAGACCATCCGGCGCTTCGCGCCTCCCGCCGGACGCATCCACCGCCGCCCCGCCGTCGACCCGGCCGTCGCCCGCCGCCGGGACCGTCTACACGGCGCCGAAGGGGAACGTCGTGACGGCGCAGCCGGGCGGGGCGTTCGCGCAGGGGGTGCTGGTCGGGGCGGCGGCCGCGCTCGCGGGGGCCGTGGTGGGTGCCTGGATCTCGAGGCGCCGGCATGGCTGA
- the cutA gene encoding aerobic carbon-monoxide dehydrogenase large subunit has protein sequence MTTKMFGERVPRVEDARLVTGNGRFLDDLGHDALEAAFVRSPHAHARILDIDVSGALDVEGLVAIFTYEDLDGRTGERLPLLIPHPTLTHGRTQYALAHDEVNHVGEAIVMVVATNRYVAEDVADRIRVDYEHLPAVVGVEAARAAEHLVHDDVPGNVAALMVQQTGDAEAAIDAAPHRLELDLAIERSASMPLEGKGVLARWDEDDQSLLVHTSTQTSTSVRQAIAAKLGLPVDRVEVVTPDVGGGFGVKIVHPWPEEVLVPWAARRLGRPVKWTEDRREHFTSSAHERGQLHHVRVGYDDDGRLRGLSVEFWHDHGAYIPYGLIVPIITSTQLLGPYRTGPYRVEFRSLYTNTVIVTPYRGAGRPQGCFVMERVMDAIAADLGLDRTVVRERNFILPTEMPYDQGLVFQDGRPLIYDSGDFPASLARLKELVDWDGFPAYRERARAEGRRVGIGIACYVEGTGVGPYEGGHIRVETDGSVVVSTGLTSQGQGHQTMLAQIVADELGVPFGSITVTTGDTRRFKYAVGTFASRTAVMSGSAVAVTARGVRAKALAIAAQALEANPEDLEIVDGVVRVRGAGAGGLSQIDLGTVAVLSNPLRYAFDEASARATQFAAPADPSRPPVGPGESPGLEGTDYYSPPRSTFANGMHAVVVETDPETAETRILRYCVVHDCGTLINPMIVEGQIHGGVAQGVGGALYERMEYAPDGQLLNASFMDFLMPYASEVPDIEIDHLVTPSPLNPLGVKGAGEAGVIPGSAAIAAAIEDAEGITITRMPISPSELHALRQAREDA, from the coding sequence GTGACGACGAAGATGTTCGGCGAGCGGGTGCCGCGGGTGGAGGACGCCCGGCTGGTCACCGGGAACGGGCGGTTCCTCGACGACCTGGGGCACGACGCGCTCGAGGCGGCGTTCGTGCGCAGCCCGCACGCGCACGCGCGGATCCTGGACATCGACGTGAGCGGCGCTCTCGACGTCGAGGGGCTGGTGGCGATCTTCACCTACGAGGACCTGGACGGCCGCACCGGCGAGCGGCTGCCGCTGCTGATCCCGCACCCGACGCTGACGCACGGCCGGACGCAGTACGCCCTGGCGCACGACGAGGTGAACCACGTCGGCGAGGCGATCGTGATGGTGGTGGCGACGAACCGGTACGTCGCCGAGGACGTCGCGGACCGGATCCGGGTGGACTACGAGCACCTGCCGGCGGTGGTCGGTGTCGAGGCGGCCCGCGCGGCCGAGCACCTGGTGCACGACGACGTGCCCGGCAACGTCGCGGCGCTGATGGTGCAGCAGACCGGGGACGCGGAGGCCGCGATCGACGCGGCGCCGCACCGGCTGGAGCTGGACCTCGCGATCGAGCGCAGCGCGTCGATGCCCCTGGAGGGCAAGGGGGTCCTGGCGCGCTGGGACGAGGACGACCAGTCCCTGCTGGTGCACACCTCGACGCAGACCTCGACCAGCGTGCGGCAGGCGATCGCGGCCAAGCTCGGCCTGCCGGTCGACCGGGTCGAGGTGGTGACGCCCGACGTCGGCGGTGGGTTCGGGGTCAAGATCGTGCACCCGTGGCCCGAGGAGGTGCTCGTGCCGTGGGCCGCGCGGCGGCTCGGACGCCCGGTCAAGTGGACCGAGGACCGGCGCGAGCACTTCACCTCCAGCGCCCACGAGCGCGGGCAGCTGCACCACGTGCGGGTCGGGTACGACGACGACGGGCGGCTGCGCGGGCTCTCGGTGGAGTTCTGGCACGACCACGGGGCCTACATCCCCTACGGCCTGATCGTGCCGATCATCACCAGCACCCAGCTGCTGGGGCCCTACCGGACCGGCCCCTACCGCGTCGAGTTCCGCTCGCTCTACACCAACACCGTGATCGTGACGCCGTACCGCGGTGCCGGACGTCCGCAGGGCTGCTTCGTGATGGAGCGCGTGATGGACGCGATCGCCGCGGACCTCGGCCTCGACCGGACCGTCGTACGCGAGCGGAACTTCATCCTGCCCACGGAGATGCCCTACGACCAGGGCCTGGTGTTCCAGGACGGCCGGCCGCTGATCTACGACTCGGGCGACTTCCCGGCCTCGCTGGCCAGGCTCAAGGAGCTCGTCGACTGGGACGGCTTCCCGGCGTACCGCGAGCGGGCGCGGGCCGAGGGCCGGCGGGTCGGGATCGGGATCGCGTGCTACGTCGAGGGCACCGGTGTCGGCCCCTACGAGGGCGGGCACATCCGGGTCGAGACCGACGGCAGCGTGGTGGTCTCCACCGGCCTGACCTCGCAGGGCCAGGGGCACCAGACGATGCTCGCGCAGATCGTCGCCGACGAGCTCGGGGTGCCGTTCGGCTCGATCACGGTGACCACCGGCGACACCCGGCGGTTCAAGTACGCCGTGGGCACGTTCGCCTCGCGCACCGCGGTGATGAGCGGGAGCGCCGTGGCGGTCACCGCGCGCGGGGTGCGCGCCAAGGCGCTGGCGATCGCGGCCCAGGCGCTGGAGGCGAACCCCGAGGACCTGGAGATCGTCGACGGCGTGGTGCGGGTCAGGGGCGCCGGTGCCGGCGGGCTCTCCCAGATCGACCTCGGCACCGTCGCGGTGCTGTCCAACCCGCTGCGCTACGCCTTCGACGAGGCGTCCGCCCGGGCCACCCAGTTCGCGGCGCCCGCGGACCCGTCGCGGCCGCCGGTGGGGCCGGGGGAGTCCCCGGGGCTGGAGGGCACCGACTACTACTCTCCGCCCCGCTCGACCTTCGCCAACGGCATGCACGCGGTCGTCGTGGAGACCGACCCGGAGACCGCGGAGACCCGGATCCTGCGCTACTGCGTGGTCCACGACTGCGGCACCCTGATCAACCCGATGATCGTCGAGGGCCAGATCCACGGCGGCGTCGCCCAGGGCGTCGGCGGGGCGCTCTACGAGCGGATGGAGTACGCCCCCGACGGGCAGCTGCTGAACGCCTCGTTCATGGACTTCCTGATGCCCTACGCCTCGGAGGTGCCCGACATCGAGATCGACCACCTCGTCACGCCGTCGCCGCTGAACCCGCTGGGCGTCAAGGGTGCCGGCGAGGCCGGCGTGATCCCCGGGTCGGCCGCCATCGCCGCGGCCATCGAGGACGCCGAGGGCATCACGATCACCCGGATGCCGATCTCGCCCAGCGAGCTGCACGCGCTTCGACAAGCACGGGAGGACGCATGA
- a CDS encoding (2Fe-2S)-binding protein — MSDDVVRVSFTVNGAPYDLDVPPRRLLSDALRHDLRLTGTHVGCEHGVCGACTVLVDGAPVRSCLLFAVSLDGAAITTTEGLRSADGGMGPVQQAFHECHALQCGFCTPGFVTTVAAFLQTHPDPTPAEAREAISGNLCRCTGYVNIVAAVGRAAELLAGSPAGDATPTKATQA, encoded by the coding sequence ATGAGCGACGACGTGGTGCGCGTGTCGTTCACCGTCAACGGGGCGCCGTACGACCTCGACGTGCCGCCGCGCCGGCTGCTCTCCGACGCCCTGCGCCACGACCTGCGGCTGACCGGCACCCACGTCGGCTGCGAGCACGGCGTCTGCGGCGCCTGCACCGTCCTGGTCGACGGTGCCCCGGTGCGGTCCTGCCTGCTGTTCGCGGTGTCGCTGGACGGCGCGGCGATCACCACCACCGAGGGTCTGCGCTCGGCCGACGGCGGCATGGGGCCGGTGCAGCAGGCGTTCCACGAGTGCCACGCCCTGCAGTGCGGCTTCTGCACGCCCGGCTTCGTGACCACCGTCGCGGCGTTCCTGCAGACCCACCCCGACCCCACCCCCGCCGAGGCCCGCGAGGCGATCTCCGGCAATCTCTGCCGCTGCACGGGGTACGTCAACATCGTCGCCGCGGTCGGTCGCGCGGCGGAGCTGCTCGCGGGGAGCCCGGCCGGTGACGCGACCCCGACCAAGGCGACGCAGGCGTGA
- a CDS encoding uracil-xanthine permease family protein produces MALGWKLVYDGKTPPPGAAVAPDERLSWGRTVGLGAQHVVAMFGATFVFPLIMGLNPQLAIMMSGIATIAFLLIVQGKVPSYLGTSASFVGGVAAIRAQGGDSADVTGAILVAGVVLLLVGVLIHFLGSGVLHRLLPPVVTGAVVMLIGFNLAPVVADIYWPQDQWVALLTMTVVILMAVGLRGFMSRIAIFLGLVFGYLVSWLFDTVFGPITAYNAGTGKVDTHDRLSWAGVKAADWVGFPPHSDLAHGVTGWHAPSFSVTFALLVLPAVIALIAENTGHVKAVAEMTDRDLDPVMGRAIAADGFGTILASAVGGSPTTTYAENIGVMAATRVYSTAAYYVAAVVAILFGLCPKFGAIVSATPGGVLGGITVVLYGMIGLLGAKIWKENGVDFANPVNLVPVAAGIIIAIGNTSLVITDNFSLSGIAFGTIVTLVGYHLARAVAQPELRDDGAMMAVGRTGLHQDEPASPEPGDGAHRA; encoded by the coding sequence ATGGCTCTTGGTTGGAAACTCGTCTACGACGGCAAGACCCCGCCTCCGGGCGCGGCCGTGGCTCCCGACGAACGGCTCTCGTGGGGCCGGACGGTCGGCCTCGGGGCCCAGCACGTGGTCGCGATGTTCGGCGCCACCTTCGTCTTCCCGCTGATCATGGGGCTGAACCCGCAGCTCGCGATCATGATGAGCGGCATCGCGACGATCGCGTTCCTGCTCATCGTGCAGGGCAAGGTGCCCAGCTACCTGGGCACCTCGGCCTCCTTCGTCGGCGGCGTGGCGGCGATCCGGGCCCAGGGCGGGGACTCCGCCGACGTGACGGGCGCGATCCTGGTCGCCGGCGTCGTGCTGCTGCTGGTCGGCGTGCTGATCCACTTCCTGGGCTCCGGGGTGCTGCACCGCCTGCTGCCGCCGGTGGTCACCGGTGCGGTGGTGATGCTGATCGGCTTCAACCTCGCGCCGGTGGTGGCCGACATCTACTGGCCCCAGGACCAGTGGGTCGCGCTGCTCACGATGACCGTCGTGATCCTGATGGCGGTGGGCCTGCGCGGGTTCATGAGCCGGATCGCGATCTTCCTCGGGCTGGTCTTCGGCTACCTCGTGTCCTGGCTGTTCGACACGGTGTTCGGCCCGATCACCGCCTACAACGCGGGCACCGGCAAGGTCGACACCCACGACCGGCTGAGCTGGGCGGGCGTGAAGGCGGCCGACTGGGTCGGCTTCCCGCCGCACAGCGACCTGGCCCACGGCGTCACCGGGTGGCACGCGCCGTCCTTCAGCGTCACCTTCGCGCTGCTCGTGCTGCCGGCCGTGATCGCTCTGATCGCGGAGAACACTGGTCACGTCAAGGCCGTCGCGGAGATGACCGACCGCGACCTCGACCCGGTCATGGGCCGGGCGATCGCCGCCGACGGCTTCGGCACCATCCTCGCGTCGGCCGTCGGTGGCTCGCCGACCACGACGTACGCCGAGAACATCGGCGTGATGGCGGCGACCCGGGTGTACTCCACGGCCGCCTACTACGTGGCCGCGGTCGTCGCGATCCTGTTCGGCCTCTGCCCGAAGTTCGGGGCGATCGTGTCGGCCACCCCGGGCGGGGTGCTCGGCGGCATCACCGTCGTGCTCTACGGCATGATCGGCCTGCTCGGCGCCAAGATCTGGAAGGAGAACGGGGTCGACTTCGCCAACCCCGTCAACCTGGTGCCCGTCGCCGCCGGCATCATCATCGCGATCGGCAACACCTCGCTGGTGATCACCGACAACTTCTCGCTGTCCGGCATCGCGTTCGGCACCATCGTGACGCTGGTCGGCTACCACCTGGCGCGGGCCGTCGCCCAGCCGGAGCTGCGGGACGACGGCGCGATGATGGCGGTCGGGCGGACCGGCCTGCACCAGGACGAGCCCGCCTCACCGGAGCCCGGCGACGGGGCCCACCGGGCGTGA
- a CDS encoding ABC transporter permease, producing MNGLPFSEYLSEYSSEIILRTQQHALLSFYCIAAATVLGLLVAVATYRSPLAANFSIATAAVFFTLPSVALFGFLVSVVGYGLVSVFPVVVGYAMLPIIRNGIVGLQSADPAVIDAARGMGVGSFRMLWQVRMPIAWPVLLAGIRVSAQLTVGVVAIAAFVVKLGLGQYGYSALDNLGSVNTKNQALVCVLFVILVALLFDAIFVVVRRFTTPRGEPCLTPPPPTPIRSAACRSSSRT from the coding sequence GTGAACGGTCTGCCGTTCTCCGAGTACCTGTCCGAGTACAGCTCCGAGATCATCCTCCGCACCCAGCAGCACGCGCTCCTCTCCTTCTACTGCATCGCTGCCGCCACGGTCCTTGGCCTGCTCGTGGCCGTGGCCACCTACCGCTCGCCGCTGGCCGCGAACTTCAGCATCGCCACCGCCGCGGTCTTCTTCACGCTGCCCTCGGTGGCGCTGTTCGGGTTCCTGGTCTCGGTCGTCGGCTACGGCCTGGTCTCGGTCTTCCCGGTCGTCGTGGGGTACGCGATGCTGCCGATCATCCGCAACGGCATCGTCGGCCTGCAGTCCGCGGACCCCGCGGTGATCGACGCCGCCCGGGGCATGGGCGTGGGGTCGTTCCGGATGCTGTGGCAGGTGCGGATGCCGATCGCCTGGCCGGTGCTGCTGGCCGGCATCCGGGTCTCCGCCCAGCTCACCGTCGGCGTCGTCGCGATCGCCGCCTTCGTCGTGAAGCTCGGGCTCGGGCAGTACGGCTACTCCGCGCTGGACAACCTCGGCTCGGTGAACACCAAGAACCAGGCGCTCGTCTGCGTCCTGTTCGTCATCCTCGTCGCCCTGCTCTTCGACGCGATCTTCGTCGTCGTACGCCGATTCACCACCCCGAGGGGGGAGCCGTGCCTGACACCGCCACCACCGACACCCATCCGCAGCGCGGCGTGCCGATCGTCCTCACGGACCTGA
- a CDS encoding ABC transporter ATP-binding protein: MQLRRKIGYVIQQVGLIPHLSIAQNVALVPKLLKWDKQRIKDRVDEMLTVVGLDPGEYRGRYPRQLSGGQQQRVGVARALAADPPIMLMDEPFGAVDPITRSRLQDEFLSLQQTLRKTIVFVTHDFDEALKLGDRIAVLREGSHIAQYDTPERILAAPADDFVEGFIGAGAALKRLHFERVDSLDLGGEPDVRPSHDTVDVSSSLHAALDLMVGKGLGSLTVARDGRPVGAVRIEDILSRVHSAGDQVGAG, from the coding sequence GTGCAGCTGCGCCGCAAGATCGGCTACGTCATCCAGCAGGTCGGCCTGATCCCGCACCTGTCGATCGCGCAGAACGTCGCGCTGGTCCCCAAGCTGCTGAAGTGGGACAAGCAGCGGATCAAGGACCGGGTCGACGAGATGCTGACCGTGGTCGGGCTCGACCCGGGCGAGTACCGCGGCCGGTACCCCCGTCAGCTCTCCGGCGGGCAGCAGCAGCGGGTCGGCGTCGCCCGCGCGCTGGCCGCGGACCCGCCGATCATGCTGATGGACGAGCCGTTCGGCGCCGTCGACCCGATCACCCGCTCGCGCCTGCAGGACGAGTTCCTCTCCCTGCAGCAGACGCTGCGCAAGACGATCGTGTTCGTCACCCACGACTTCGACGAGGCACTCAAGCTCGGCGACCGGATCGCGGTGCTGCGTGAGGGCTCGCACATCGCGCAGTACGACACCCCGGAGCGGATCCTCGCCGCCCCGGCCGACGACTTCGTCGAGGGCTTCATCGGCGCCGGCGCGGCGCTCAAGCGGCTGCACTTCGAGCGGGTCGACTCCCTGGACCTGGGCGGCGAGCCGGACGTCCGCCCGTCCCACGACACCGTGGACGTGTCCTCCAGCCTGCACGCGGCCCTCGACCTGATGGTCGGCAAGGGCCTGGGCTCTCTGACCGTCGCCCGCGACGGCCGGCCGGTCGGCGCGGTGCGGATCGAGGACATCCTGAGCCGGGTGCACTCGGCCGGCGACCAGGTCGGTGCCGGGTGA
- a CDS encoding ABC transporter permease, translated as MSVDTAPPVEAVDTGAALGAPVTHGKPILSPRDLVIPVMVVLISIALYLNVHRQPLDSIEANVLSFDSLSRATAKHVRLSFTIALLVVLVAVPLGVLVTRPRTRRLAPLVLAFGNVGQAAPSLGLLALVGYYFIGFWSVTLILTAYAALSVLRNTIVGLDGVDRGVMDAARGMGMSPTAILLRVELPTAVPVIGAGVRTALVLAVGTVPLGYALDAGGLGLPLFSAIKTNRPLVTLTVAVMIALLALLLDWLGGILQRAATPRGIR; from the coding sequence GTGAGCGTGGACACCGCGCCCCCCGTGGAGGCGGTGGACACCGGGGCGGCGCTCGGCGCCCCGGTCACGCACGGCAAGCCGATCCTCTCCCCGCGCGACCTGGTGATCCCGGTGATGGTCGTGCTGATCAGCATCGCGCTCTACCTCAACGTCCACCGGCAGCCGCTCGACAGCATCGAGGCCAACGTCCTCAGCTTCGACTCGCTGAGCCGGGCGACCGCCAAGCACGTCCGGCTGAGCTTCACGATCGCGCTGCTCGTGGTGCTGGTCGCCGTCCCGCTCGGGGTGCTGGTCACCCGGCCGCGGACCCGGCGGCTGGCTCCCCTGGTGCTCGCCTTCGGCAACGTCGGTCAGGCGGCCCCGAGCCTCGGCCTGCTCGCGCTGGTCGGCTACTACTTCATCGGCTTCTGGTCGGTCACCCTCATCCTCACCGCGTACGCCGCCCTGTCGGTGCTGCGCAACACGATCGTCGGGCTCGACGGCGTCGACCGCGGGGTGATGGACGCCGCGCGCGGCATGGGCATGTCGCCGACCGCGATCCTGCTCCGCGTCGAGCTGCCGACCGCCGTACCCGTGATCGGGGCGGGCGTGCGCACCGCGCTGGTGCTCGCCGTCGGCACCGTCCCGCTCGGCTACGCGCTCGACGCCGGGGGCCTCGGCCTCCCGCTGTTCAGCGCGATCAAGACCAACCGGCCTCTCGTGACCCTCACCGTCGCGGTGATGATCGCCCTGCTCGCCCTGCTGCTCGACTGGCTCGGCGGCATCCTGCAGCGCGCCGCGACCCCGCGGGGCATCCGGTGA